A genome region from Anastrepha obliqua isolate idAnaObli1 chromosome 4, idAnaObli1_1.0, whole genome shotgun sequence includes the following:
- the LOC129244677 gene encoding ubiquitin-protein ligase E3C → MFGFDGDYRRRPVQSLGGASQTCDRETVIRKAQKERQKRNELRLQNNGAIVLQSYTRSFLHRQHRKRLEREAFDDFLRTHRERVVENECLGYLLRRLLFFYSSKESKDGDRLIEVCQQILRQPERLLRNSSTEFIWLHRLKKLLDICITQMTLPHALPAIPLRMLEVFTATSVVEKYMEDETRVQGYLQVVFSFLVKRKYFERLRQLMETKCPPLDGETLHTPSPFAEAIFQLMLRPLLIREKLFSIYEEFSKHILAKPFSDPIRNYVLPSLAECSDFPFSQLIETLQHLISSRRLEKMQVDVTSGTSSTPTFTGVSSLAQISMTQSALTEDKLETWYSGVFSSYLLNAILILDRNHLDSIHKQNLVGDYIKVIAEISVKILQLPKSTLKLSKVHHQRTDAEESSDDDEEDEELSRGVQRQKSSSDLDGGPPSLSSGEQAVLLECINLLNDSQRVRVLAELDDTYLTDEKVLYALCEICHNLMIYNKQAIFEYKLLYTLAFMPNIVRTIWFTLTTQSSQLGFNAPLSLISKGVVPKQSGVEQTIPMLATFCMLFGRLLPTLHDAEFCDEKLLLAKSLHSSLVAATHIRLMPFSIAEIVQLSKTLKEISLGLVDLAFPETRSNLNEHYRFVLGRSESDDKKIWQQKQIWANLLKVVVFVLNQIHTRDLRLGFCPETHWTVSRLDLPLDRPTDLPLTRGNRTRGIRPFQPIRDFTREDFENGPPMSTKQIRSITILREIPFVVPFSKRVGILQGLVAADKMRVQGNYQAFLQGPSIILKVRRSYLYEDAYDRLRPENEPDLRLKFRVQFVSSLGLEEAGIDGGGVFREFLSELIKTAFDPNRGFFMVTTDNKLYPNPDVADLEPDFERHYYFIGRILGKAIYENLLVELPLAEFFLTKLAGKYADVDIHQLASLDPELYKNLLYLKDYEGDVSELNLDFTVASNSLGHTQVVELKPNGQSIAVTSSNRIEYLQLMADYKLNVQIRQHCVAFRRGLSNVLPVEWLYMFSNKELQILISGAEIPIDLDDLKKHCKYGGEYSPEHPSIMVFWSVLENFSDLQRRQLLKFVTSCSRPPLLGFKDLDPPFFIQNAGDMERLPTASTCTNLLKLPPFKTEEQMHEKLLYAIQSGVGFELS, encoded by the exons ATGTTTGGCTTCGATGGAGATTACCGCCGGCGTCCGGTGCAAAGTTTGGGTGGTGCTTCACAGACCTGTGACCGCGAGACAGTTATACGGAAGGCTCAGAAAGAACGCCAGAAAAGAAATGAGCTGCGTCTGCAAAACAATGGCGCAATTGTCCTGCAATCATACACACGCTCCTTCCTTCATAGGCAACACCGAAAGAGGTTGGAGCGTGAAGCTTTCGACGATTTCTTGCGCACGCATCGTGAACGTGTTGTCGAAAATGAATGTCTGGGATATTTACTTCGACGTCTTCTGTTTTTCTATTCTAGTAAGGAAAGCAAAGATGGTGATCGATTG attgaGGTTTGCCAGCAAATATTGCGCCAGCCTGAACGTCTTCTTCGCAACTCTAGTACAGAATTTATCTGGTTACACCGTCTGAAAAAACTGCTTGACATTTGTATAACGCAAATGACACTGCCACATGCTTTGCCCGCCATACCGCTTCGTATGCTGGAGGTCTTCACAGCTACGTCAGTCgtggaaaaatatatggaaGATGAGACTCGAGTGCAGGGATATTTGCAAGTAGTTTTCAGTTTTCTGGTGAAGCGTAAGTACTTTGAGCGTCTGCGCCAGCTAATGGAGACAAAATGTCCACCACTGGATGGCGAGACTTTACACACACCAAGTCCATTCGCTGAGGCTATTTTCCAACTTATGTTACGTCCTTTGCTGATCAGGGAGAAATTGTTTAGTATCTATGAAGAATTCAGTAAACATATTCTTGCTAAGCCGTTTAGTGACCCTATACGAAATTATGTGTTACCTTCGCTGGCTGAGTGCTCGGATTTTCCATTCTCTCAGCTAATAGAGACTTTGCAGCATTTGATCAGCTCTCGACGGTTAGAAAAAATGCAAGTGGACGTAACTTCTGGTACTTCATCGACTCCGACTTTTACTGGCGTGTCTTCGTTGGCTCAGATCTCGATGACTCAATCTGCACTTACAGAAGATAagttggaaacttggtattcTGGGGTGTTTAGCAGCTATCTTCTTAATGCAATTTTAATTCTTGACCGAAATCACTTAG ATTCGATACATAAACAAAATCTAGTGGGCGATTATATTAAAGTAATTGCGGAAATTTccgtaaaaatattacaattaccAAAATCAACCCTCAAACTCTCAAAAGTTCATCATCAACGAACCGATGCGGAAGAATCTAGTGATGACGATGAGGAAGATGAAGAGCTATCGAGAGGAGTTCAAAGGCAGAAGTCAAGCTCTGATTTAGATGGAGGGCCACCATCCCTAAGTAGCGGCGAACAAGCGGTGCTTTTGGAATGCATTAATTTGTTAAATGACTCTCAGCGTGTACGTGTGCTGGCCGAACTAGATGACACATACCTCACCGACGAGAAGGTGTTATACGCGTTGTGCGAAATTTGCCACAATCTTATGATCTATAATAAGCAggcaatttttgaatataa ATTGCTGTACACACTGGCGTTCATGCCAAATATAGTTCGAACTATTTGGTTCACTTTGACGACACAATCCAGCCAGTTAGGATTCAATGCACCCCTCTCGCTGATTTCCAAAGGTGTAGTCC CGAAACAAAGCGGTGTTGAACAGACGATTCCTATGTTGGCtacattttgtatgcttttcgGGCGGCTATTACCAACTTTACATGATGCAGAGTTCTGTGATGAAAAACTTTTATTGGCGAAATCCCTCCACTCTTCATTGGTTGCTGCGACACATATTCGCCTTATGCCCTTCTCAATCGCCGAAATCGTGCAGTTGTCAAAGACCTTGAAAGAAATTTCGCTTGGATTAGTAGATTTGGCTTTCCCTGAGACGCGCTCAAACCTCAATGAACATTATCGATTCGTTTTGGGTCGTTCAGAATCCGATGACAAGAAAATTTGGCAGCAAAAGCAGATTTGGGCGAACTTGCTGAaagttgttgtatttgttttgaatcaaatacaTACCCGAGATCTCCGACTTGGTTTTTGTCCCGAAACACATTGGACGGTAAGTCGTTTGGATTTACCACTTGACCGACCGACTGATTTGCCACTGACTCGGGGTAATCGTACTCGGGGAATTCGACCATTCCAACCCATTCGGGACTTTACACGCGAAGATTTTGAAAACGGCCCACCAATGTCCACAAAGCAAATTCGCTCCATTACAATTTTGCGAGAAATTCCATTCGTTGTGCCTTTCAGCAAACGTGTGGGCATATTGCAAGGCTTGGTGGCCGCAGATAAGATGCGTGTGCAGGGCAACTACCAAGCGTTTTTGCAGGGTCCATCTATTATCCTGAAGGTTAGACGTTCATATCTTTACGAGGATGCCTATGATCGGTTGCGTCCAGAGAATG aACCTGATTTGCGTTTGAAGTTCCGTGTGCAGTTCGTTTCATCTCTTGGGTTGGAGGAGGCAGGCATCGATGGAGGCGGTGTATTTCGTGAATTCCTTTCCGAGCTTATTAAAACGGCATTCGACCCCAATCGTGGTTTCTTCAT ggtcaCTACGGATAATAAACTGTATCCCAATCCCGACGTTGCCGATTTAGAACCTGATTTCGAACGGCATTACTATTTCATTGGACGTATCCTCGGCAAagctatttatgaaaatttgctaGTCGAGTTACCATTGGCAGAATTTTTCCTAACAAAGCTCGCCGGCAAATATGCTGATGTAGATATTCATCAATTAGCTTCTCTCGATCCGGAGctgtataaaaatttgctaTATCTGAAAGATTACGAAGGAGATGTAAGTGAACTAAATTTGGATTTTACTGTGGCTAGCAATTCTCTGGGCCATACACAAGTGGTTGAGTTGAAACCAAATGGGCAGAGCATAGCTGTAACCTCATCCAATCGCATTGAATATCTCCAACTGATGGCTGATTATAAGTTAAACGTGCAAATACGTCAGCATTGTGTAGCATTTAGACGAGGTCTTTCAAACGTATTACCCGTCGAGTGGCTGTACATGTTTAGTAACAAGGAATTACAAATACTTATTTCTGGCGCCGAAATACCTATTGATCTGGATGACTTGAAAAAACACTGCAAATATGGTGGTGAATATAGTCCTGAACATCCATCAATTATGGTGTTTTGGTCGGTTTTGGAAAACTTCAGTGATCTCCAACGCAGACAGTTGCTTAAATTTGTGACAAGTTGTTCCAGACCACCGCTTCTAGGCTTCAAG GATCTGGATCCACCGTTCTTCATACAGAACGCTGGCGACATGGAGCGATTACCGACGGCGAGTACCTGTACGAACCTGTTGAAACTCCCCCCGTTTAAAACAGAAGAGCAAATGCACGAAAAGTTACTGTACGCTATACAATCAGGAGTAGGTTTTGAGTTGAGTTAA
- the LOC129245717 gene encoding 7-methylguanosine phosphate-specific 5'-nucleotidase, protein MADVEPFHDANGSSRPDLSRPGKPLRLADIPILNNENCKIKNRQRVEKILNEFVEGGHERLQIVSDFDFTITKQRTTNGAPVPSSFGIFEECKSLPPNFVKEARELHDTYRPIEVDPQIPRDEKAIAMIEWWTKSGKNLMGFAFDLNEIDEIAKKYSNSVRDNTQELFRRLNTLNIPVLVFSAGLGNCVIALLRQAGVMYPNVKVISNFLQFKDGMLNGFQEPIIHTFNKNETMLEGSDYYDLVHNRDHIILMGDTLADSGMADGVPASSHVIKIGFLFHHVKENMEQYMNTFDIVLVDDQTMNVPLTLLKLIQGEPLVFD, encoded by the exons atggctgATGTTGAACCGTTCCACGATGCCAATGGTAGTTCTCGGCCAGATTTATCGAGGCCAGGAAAACCGCTTCGCTTGGCAGATATACCCattttaaacaatgaaaattgtaaaatcaaaaatagacAACGTgttgaaaaaattctaaacgaaTTCGTGGAAGGAGGTCATGAAAGGTTACAAATAGTTTCGGACTTTGATTTCACCATTACAAAACAGCGAACTACCAATGGAGCACCTGTGCCGAGTAGTTTCGGAATTTTTGAGGAATGCAAGTCGCTGCCaccaaattttgtaaaagaagCTCGAGAGCTACATGACACCTATCGTCCTATTGAGGTTGATCCGCAAATACCGCGGGATGAAAAGGCAATTGCTATGATCGAGTGGTGGACTAAGTCGGGCAAGAATTTGAT GGGATTTGCCTTTGATCTAAATGAAATCGATGAGATTGctaaaaaatatagtaattcTGTTCGTGATAACACACAAGAACTATTTCGCCGCTTAAATACGCTAAACATACCCGTGCTTGTATTCTCTGCCGGATTGGGAAATTGTGTTATTGCTTTGCTTCGACAAGCGGGTGTTATGTATCCTAACGTTAAggttatttcaaattttctgcAATTTAAAGATGGCATGCTTAATGGTTTCCAGGAGCCAATAATccatacttttaataaaaacgaaACTATGCTGGAAGGGAGCGATTACTACGATTTGGTTCATAATCGCGATCACATCATTCTTATGGGTGATACATTAGCCGATTCTGGTATGGCGGATGGTGTTCCTGCTTCGTCCCATGTAATAAAAATTGGCTTTCTATTCCATCAT gtgAAGGAAAATATGGAGCAGTACATGAACACTTTTGATATCGTCTTGGTTGACGATCAAACAATGAACGTCCCACTAACGCTGCTGAAACTCATCCAAGGTGAACCTCTCGTATTCGACtag